A section of the Clostridium felsineum DSM 794 genome encodes:
- a CDS encoding TetR/AcrR family transcriptional regulator: MKKVDRRIQKTKEAICNAFVKLIKTKEYKSITITELADMANIDRKTFYLHYTAIDDVLEEFGLRAAEKVRILLKSDRPFKIENFLKGLTKIMEEDISFYRNISNRSSYSFFLEECKNILKNSLKESFYLKSGFSEDKLEVYVEYISSGIIGIYTNWLSSNSKMELGELTDLVIDAVIGGWTKITYNEF, translated from the coding sequence ATGAAAAAGGTAGATAGAAGAATACAGAAAACAAAAGAAGCAATATGTAATGCATTTGTAAAGTTGATAAAAACAAAAGAATATAAATCAATAACAATAACTGAATTAGCTGATATGGCCAATATAGATAGAAAAACATTTTATCTTCACTATACAGCTATTGATGATGTTTTGGAGGAATTTGGATTACGGGCAGCAGAAAAGGTTCGTATATTATTAAAAAGTGATAGACCTTTTAAGATAGAGAATTTTCTAAAAGGATTGACTAAAATTATGGAAGAAGATATTAGCTTTTATCGAAATATTTCTAATAGATCATCTTATTCCTTTTTCTTGGAAGAATGCAAAAATATTTTAAAAAACTCACTTAAAGAATCCTTTTACTTAAAGTCTGGGTTTTCAGAAGATAAGCTTGAGGTGTATGTAGAATACATTTCTTCTGGAATTATAGGTATATATACAAATTGGTTAAGTTCAAATTCTAAAATGGAACTTGGAGAACTTACTGATTTAGTTATCGATGCTGTTATAGGTGGATGGACTAAAATAACTTATAATGAGTTCTAA
- a CDS encoding Ig-like domain-containing protein gives MTDMNKSTTGTVNTGDKKIVTAPCGNIVTEVGIAPVLPQKIKALYSDGIYYDTTVNWDAVSMNSYSKSGSFEVLGHIDGISTHIKTEVMVVSGIAENLALKAASSVVEIQVMNKDGAWVSVNNVQGLGVELNKYNHTSFDPVVTKGIRMIMTLKVLGCGVIE, from the coding sequence ATGACGGATATGAATAAAAGCACTACGGGTACAGTAAATACTGGAGATAAAAAAATTGTTACAGCCCCCTGTGGAAATATTGTAACTGAAGTGGGAATAGCACCTGTTTTGCCACAGAAAATAAAAGCACTGTATTCTGATGGTATTTATTATGATACTACAGTTAATTGGGATGCTGTGTCTATGAATAGTTATTCTAAAAGTGGGAGCTTTGAAGTTTTAGGACATATAGATGGAATTAGTACACATATAAAAACAGAAGTTATGGTAGTAAGTGGTATAGCTGAAAATTTAGCTTTAAAAGCAGCATCATCAGTGGTAGAAATACAGGTTATGAACAAAGATGGTGCTTGGGTATCAGTAAATAATGTACAAGGGTTAGGAGTTGAACTAAATAAATACAATCATACCTCCTTTGATCCAGTTGTGACTAAAGGTATAAGAATGATAATGACACTTAAAGTTTTAGGTTGTGGTGTCATTGAATGA
- a CDS encoding ketopantoate reductase family protein, with amino-acid sequence MKILIYGAGVLGSYAAYELNRVGHEVTILARGGRYKEIKEKGLVISHWLQRKITVDKIKVVKELLPNDYYDVTFIVMQALQVEAVLPVISENISCPLFVFVGNEDKAKEISDKVKNTSESKPRVIFGFFSIGGRREGGKVISVHTKHPDFDIGDLEGKDDYKPIIEKIFKKSRFKIHYHMNMEDFFKTHIVFIMPLAYLAYMSNCDLREVSKNRQALNAVIDAIIEGCDVLVKLGYKIDPERSINFVKKHRSLVYLGLKICAATPLGRLAISDHCKSAWREMEYLDKALLELTKKSNLITPNINKLRKHLINYINKNNNDYIVKREGTYK; translated from the coding sequence ATGAAAATATTAATATATGGAGCAGGAGTTTTAGGCTCTTATGCTGCTTATGAATTAAATAGGGTAGGTCATGAAGTTACTATTCTAGCTAGAGGTGGTAGATATAAAGAGATAAAAGAAAAAGGATTAGTAATTAGCCATTGGCTGCAAAGGAAAATCACAGTAGATAAAATAAAGGTAGTAAAAGAATTATTGCCAAATGATTATTATGATGTGACATTTATTGTTATGCAAGCCTTACAAGTTGAAGCTGTACTGCCAGTTATTAGTGAAAATATTAGCTGTCCGTTATTTGTGTTTGTTGGTAATGAAGATAAAGCTAAAGAAATAAGTGACAAAGTTAAAAATACATCAGAGAGTAAGCCTAGAGTGATTTTTGGTTTTTTTAGTATTGGTGGAAGGCGAGAAGGAGGCAAAGTAATAAGTGTACATACCAAACATCCGGATTTTGATATTGGAGATTTAGAAGGAAAAGACGACTATAAACCTATTATAGAAAAAATATTTAAAAAATCAAGGTTTAAAATACATTATCATATGAATATGGAGGATTTCTTTAAGACACATATTGTTTTTATTATGCCACTAGCATATTTGGCCTATATGTCGAATTGTGATCTTAGAGAGGTATCTAAAAATAGACAAGCGTTAAATGCTGTTATTGATGCTATAATTGAAGGATGTGATGTACTAGTTAAGTTAGGATATAAGATTGATCCAGAGAGAAGTATTAATTTTGTAAAAAAGCATAGAAGTTTAGTTTATTTGGGACTAAAAATATGCGCAGCGACGCCACTTGGAAGGTTAGCAATAAGTGATCATTGTAAATCTGCTTGGAGGGAAATGGAGTATTTAGACAAAGCCTTATTAGAATTGACTAAAAAATCAAATTTGATAACGCCAAATATAAATAAATTGAGAAAACACTTAATTAATTATATAAATAAAAATAATAATGATTACATAGTAAAAAGGGAGGGTACCTATAAATAA
- a CDS encoding alpha/beta fold hydrolase — translation MKLYNFGKEENPAIMLLPGTFCHWKNNFSGVIDLLAKDFFVLCISYDGFDETEETEFQDITTEVTKIEEYINKRLQGKIHAVYGCSLGGSLVGLMAKRGKIKMKHGILGSLDLDQASKISALVKTKIMILLLYKLLHKGKVPKLIKKQMIKNGGEEYTKNILKMMGINGIDMSFVKKNSMKNQFYTDLITRIGNDIEARGTTIHCFYAAKMGEEYKNRYQQHFIKPHIVEHNLSHEELLLCHPKEWVETVKRCIL, via the coding sequence ATGAAGTTATACAACTTTGGAAAAGAAGAAAATCCAGCCATTATGCTACTACCAGGAACGTTTTGTCATTGGAAAAATAACTTCTCCGGGGTAATAGATTTATTAGCTAAAGATTTTTTTGTTTTATGCATATCCTATGACGGATTTGATGAGACAGAGGAAACAGAATTTCAGGACATTACAACGGAGGTGACAAAAATTGAAGAATACATAAACAAAAGATTACAGGGTAAGATACATGCAGTATATGGCTGTTCTCTTGGTGGTTCGCTTGTAGGATTGATGGCTAAAAGGGGAAAAATTAAAATGAAGCATGGGATTTTAGGAAGCTTAGATTTAGATCAAGCTTCAAAAATATCAGCTTTAGTTAAGACGAAAATTATGATTTTATTGTTATATAAATTACTACATAAAGGGAAAGTGCCTAAACTTATTAAAAAGCAAATGATAAAAAATGGGGGAGAAGAATATACGAAAAATATCCTTAAAATGATGGGCATAAATGGAATTGATATGTCTTTTGTTAAGAAAAATAGCATGAAAAATCAATTTTATACGGATTTGATAACAAGAATTGGAAATGACATTGAAGCACGTGGAACAACCATTCACTGCTTTTACGCAGCTAAGATGGGAGAAGAATATAAAAATAGGTATCAGCAGCATTTTATAAAACCCCATATAGTGGAACATAACTTATCACATGAAGAACTTCTTTTATGTCATCCCAAAGAATGGGTAGAAACTGTTAAGCGTTGTATATTATAA
- a CDS encoding cysteine hydrolase family protein, producing MKCLLVIDMQEEYVGTSRNKRMYPYKAKELIQAINAKILEYPSESVIYIVNRFFWEISRKPKKLVSGLSVVSNNVFEKRRASCFSNKELLNYLQKINATELELVGVDGNYCVGASSIDGINNQYKVLFNEALIGVGNYEKFKKTKKKLKEMGVAFITLE from the coding sequence ATGAAATGTTTGTTAGTGATAGATATGCAGGAAGAGTATGTAGGAACTTCTAGGAATAAAAGGATGTATCCATATAAAGCAAAGGAACTTATACAAGCTATTAATGCTAAAATTTTGGAATATCCTAGTGAGTCAGTTATTTATATTGTAAATAGATTCTTTTGGGAAATCAGTAGAAAGCCTAAAAAATTAGTATCTGGACTTTCTGTTGTATCTAACAATGTGTTTGAAAAAAGAAGAGCAAGCTGTTTCTCTAATAAAGAGTTATTAAATTATTTGCAAAAGATAAATGCAACTGAACTTGAATTAGTAGGAGTAGATGGCAATTATTGTGTGGGTGCTTCTTCTATTGATGGAATAAATAATCAGTATAAGGTTTTATTTAATGAAGCACTTATTGGTGTTGGTAATTATGAAAAGTTTAAAAAGACTAAAAAGAAGTTAAAGGAAATGGGTGTGGCGTTTATAACATTAGAATAA
- a CDS encoding NAD-dependent epimerase/dehydratase family protein, with protein sequence MKRILVTGGTVFVSKYVAKYFKTKGHEVYVLNRGTKKQIDDVNLICADRGNLKDCLNKYSFDIIIDVCGYNQKDIKNLLEAVGKFKEYIFISSSAVYPETNQQPFSENQKLGLNSIWGKYGTDKIEAEEYLLLRVPKAYILRPPYLYGPMQNVYRESFVFECALKNRKFYIPNDGKMKLQFFHVEDLCRVIEKILESHPDEHVLNVGNKEIVDINTFVELCYKVVGAPLEKVYVTNHDNQRDYFSFYNYEYVLDITRQSKLLPEQKKLFEGLKESYEWFRNNSDEVVKKDYIKFIEQNF encoded by the coding sequence ATGAAACGAATATTAGTTACAGGTGGTACTGTATTTGTTAGTAAATATGTAGCAAAATATTTTAAAACAAAAGGTCATGAAGTATATGTTTTAAATAGGGGAACTAAGAAGCAGATAGATGATGTTAATTTAATATGTGCAGATAGAGGTAATTTAAAGGATTGTCTAAACAAGTATTCTTTTGATATCATAATTGATGTATGCGGGTATAATCAAAAAGACATTAAAAATTTATTAGAGGCAGTAGGAAAATTTAAGGAGTATATATTTATTAGTTCATCTGCTGTTTATCCAGAAACAAACCAACAGCCTTTTTCTGAAAATCAAAAGCTTGGTTTGAACTCTATTTGGGGTAAATATGGAACTGATAAAATTGAAGCAGAAGAATATTTACTTTTAAGAGTTCCCAAAGCATATATCTTAAGACCACCATATTTATATGGACCAATGCAAAATGTATATAGAGAATCTTTTGTATTTGAATGTGCTTTGAAGAACAGAAAATTTTATATTCCCAATGATGGAAAAATGAAACTACAATTTTTTCATGTAGAAGATTTATGTAGGGTTATTGAAAAAATTCTAGAAAGTCATCCAGATGAACATGTGCTCAATGTTGGAAATAAAGAAATAGTGGATATAAATACTTTTGTTGAACTATGCTATAAAGTAGTGGGGGCACCTCTTGAAAAAGTATATGTTACTAATCATGATAATCAACGAGACTATTTTAGTTTTTATAATTATGAATATGTATTGGATATTACAAGACAGAGTAAACTATTACCAGAACAGAAAAAATTGTTTGAGGGATTAAAGGAATCCTATGAGTGGTTTAGAAATAATTCTGATGAAGTTGTAAAAAAAGACTATATTAAATTTATTGAACAAAATTTTTAA
- a CDS encoding DUF4132 domain-containing protein, with protein MIYYNEREKVTIKHLKKILNEEAVENGEAIKIIELFKNYIEAGYGKVEATYEKLIEALWTENTKSIDEIFEGDRYSFLELLLDKENAKIFKTIWNKASNYCYSLGGYRRSYKSKKESKLYLNKNINKLREYTYWVASGFSLDKYFQGQSEEYKYIGIISDIIAVKIDNNENEVLNKLKEVIYNDNNTSIITREMIIGLLMSESYEAHKMIGELLLAAKLQEGLRQSIVESIDEGSRKGFIYILKIIIDNNLIRFSSVVRAFCTWTGLNLEVEKPKVIKKAFEAAYTCLIDEEYKNNCIASKENLLIYIGLWAVAFDEIKDTEEILEGLLKSEYKYKKLLALEFLFETQEYTLMHKKFCEMLEEKDLEILALAVRNIFNNLGVRYASRGLKRYKSLGSKYYGKELFDKLKIIIDAMPKKEIKYSKVVFPWINVSLDVKVLVEKLMIAVGTTKDQAIIDTLIAYKNKMEVYTRVFFMEEFLKNTQNINQKKALIEALGDRSQMVRMKAFESVKSIELNDEDYIYIQNLLKYKYGDLRKNIIKLLIRQPSEKLYYTVKSLAESKEENKSTAAIEIVKNIENNSSYKDIIEKCLEHVHIEKDTFENRSEDKGSFKNGFGLYKPSKEYTPLKIEEDRKVTYEFSMDYEYAKDIFDKFTDLIHENRHFEYEVTEWDDRKTTVTLGGSYYLIPFDRKNNINNLDNYPIGDKVRDFAKENQLGLWKLMELDFYISMIDEGEYIRYNSWYEDFLESNFNYVIFKKLKRDRKNKKYYKHVQGYIHLLEDELPKEEKFRISKRIVQDIYEKIPTEKHLEEYCEKDRYFSYSRSNTRNYVASAAHIQHWISSMLQNSKDDEKSFKEAFSIAYNYYKASNYYAPGALNLNYFGRALELGIIDENEGFKEIIERPRSAENIYSITCSNSYYKKGVEKYKKLLKLGEKAAEVIAEIEAARGDLDTEVTKLAAQIQKCHGVNIFANIVLNSEKDTYVRGYNYVGGDCTKKAILSHLLKCCYPKEEENKESLKKALKGNKVTTKQLIEAAMYSPQWLDIVSDYIGYDGLKSACLYFHAHVNDYFSQEKAAIIARYTPISVGDLKDGAFDQAWFKEAYKTIGQKRFKEIYDSAKYIAGGSMHKRSQLFADATLGKLKLKEVKKRVIDKRNKDYLLTYGLIPVKNEKDVLQRYEYIQEFIKESKKFGAQRRASEARSAKIALLNLARNAGFSDVNRLVWNMETAKIQSVLSYLEPKLIDDIEVKLTVDDLGQADVVCTKAGKQLKNIPTKLKKNEYILEIKQLKKDLKEQYLRAKKSFEESMESKESFKGEELIKLCENPVLKPIIKNLLFKAGDFIGYLVRDTLTDYKNDSYKFNENDDVIIAHPVHLYEGKVWREYQKDIFSRKIVQPFKQVFRELYLPNSDELKEKTLSRRYAGHQVQPKKTLALLKTRGWIASDEEGLQKIYYKENIIATVYAEANWFSPADMESPVLQFLRFEDRKTYKPISLDKISKLIFSEVMRDMDLVVSVAHVGGVDPEASLSTIEIRTAIVEEILKLMKLSNVRLKGSHAYITGKYGEYTVHLGSGIVHKMGSGAVNILSVPSSHRGRIFLPFIDSDPRSVEIITKITLLAEDTKIKDPSILEQIR; from the coding sequence ATGATTTATTATAACGAAAGAGAAAAAGTAACTATAAAGCATTTAAAAAAGATTTTAAACGAAGAAGCTGTTGAAAATGGTGAAGCAATAAAAATTATAGAGCTTTTTAAAAATTATATTGAGGCCGGCTATGGAAAAGTAGAGGCTACTTATGAGAAACTTATAGAAGCTTTATGGACTGAAAATACTAAATCTATAGATGAAATATTTGAAGGTGATAGGTACAGTTTTTTGGAGCTTTTACTTGATAAAGAAAATGCAAAAATATTTAAAACAATTTGGAATAAAGCCTCAAACTATTGTTACTCTTTGGGCGGATATAGAAGATCTTATAAAAGTAAAAAAGAATCAAAATTGTATCTTAATAAAAACATTAATAAGTTAAGGGAATATACATATTGGGTGGCGTCAGGATTTTCACTTGATAAATATTTTCAAGGTCAAAGTGAGGAATATAAATACATTGGTATTATTTCAGATATTATAGCAGTAAAAATAGATAATAATGAAAATGAGGTTTTAAATAAGCTTAAAGAGGTTATATATAACGACAATAATACTTCAATAATAACGAGAGAAATGATTATAGGTCTTTTAATGAGTGAAAGTTACGAGGCTCATAAAATGATAGGTGAGCTTTTACTGGCGGCAAAGCTTCAAGAGGGGTTAAGGCAGTCAATAGTTGAAAGCATTGATGAAGGTTCTAGAAAAGGTTTTATATACATTCTTAAAATTATAATAGATAACAATCTAATAAGATTTTCTTCTGTAGTTAGAGCTTTTTGTACATGGACTGGTCTAAATTTAGAGGTGGAAAAGCCAAAGGTTATAAAAAAGGCTTTTGAAGCAGCATATACATGTTTAATAGATGAAGAATATAAAAATAATTGTATAGCTTCGAAGGAAAATCTTTTAATTTATATAGGCCTTTGGGCGGTAGCTTTTGATGAAATTAAAGACACAGAAGAAATATTAGAGGGCTTACTTAAAAGTGAATATAAATATAAAAAACTGTTGGCACTTGAATTTTTATTTGAAACACAGGAATATACCTTAATGCACAAGAAATTCTGTGAAATGCTAGAAGAGAAGGATTTGGAGATATTAGCCTTAGCTGTTAGAAATATATTTAATAACCTAGGTGTAAGATATGCTTCAAGAGGGCTTAAGAGGTATAAAAGCTTGGGAAGTAAATATTATGGAAAAGAACTTTTCGATAAGCTAAAGATAATTATTGATGCAATGCCAAAAAAAGAAATAAAGTACAGCAAAGTGGTTTTCCCTTGGATTAATGTTAGCCTTGATGTGAAGGTACTAGTGGAAAAATTAATGATAGCAGTAGGAACTACAAAAGACCAGGCTATAATAGATACACTTATAGCTTATAAAAATAAAATGGAAGTATACACAAGAGTGTTTTTTATGGAAGAATTTCTGAAAAATACTCAAAATATAAATCAGAAGAAAGCTCTAATCGAAGCTTTAGGTGATAGAAGTCAAATGGTAAGAATGAAGGCTTTTGAAAGTGTTAAAAGTATAGAATTAAATGATGAAGACTATATTTATATACAAAATTTACTTAAATATAAGTATGGGGATTTAAGGAAAAATATAATAAAGCTTTTAATTAGACAGCCAAGCGAAAAACTTTATTATACTGTTAAAAGCTTAGCAGAAAGTAAAGAAGAAAATAAAAGCACAGCAGCAATAGAAATTGTAAAAAATATTGAAAATAACTCAAGCTATAAGGATATAATTGAAAAGTGTTTAGAGCATGTTCACATAGAAAAGGATACATTTGAAAATAGAAGTGAGGATAAAGGGAGTTTTAAAAATGGCTTTGGGTTGTATAAGCCTTCTAAGGAATATACTCCACTAAAGATTGAAGAGGATAGAAAAGTAACCTACGAGTTTTCAATGGATTATGAGTATGCAAAAGATATTTTTGATAAATTTACTGATTTAATACATGAAAATCGTCATTTTGAATATGAAGTGACAGAATGGGATGATAGAAAGACAACAGTAACCTTAGGTGGTTCATACTATCTTATTCCCTTTGACAGGAAGAATAATATCAATAATTTAGATAATTATCCTATAGGAGATAAGGTAAGAGACTTTGCAAAGGAAAATCAACTTGGTTTGTGGAAACTAATGGAGCTTGATTTTTACATAAGTATGATTGATGAAGGAGAATATATACGATATAACAGTTGGTATGAGGACTTTTTAGAAAGTAACTTCAATTACGTTATTTTTAAAAAACTTAAAAGAGATAGAAAAAACAAAAAATATTATAAGCATGTGCAAGGTTATATTCACTTGTTGGAAGATGAACTTCCGAAAGAGGAAAAATTCAGAATTAGCAAAAGAATAGTACAGGACATATATGAAAAAATACCAACTGAAAAGCATTTGGAGGAATACTGTGAAAAAGATAGATATTTCAGCTACAGTAGAAGTAATACCAGGAATTATGTAGCTTCAGCAGCTCATATACAACATTGGATTAGCTCAATGCTACAAAATTCAAAAGATGATGAGAAATCCTTTAAAGAAGCTTTCTCTATTGCCTATAATTACTATAAAGCTAGTAATTACTATGCACCGGGAGCTTTGAATCTAAATTATTTTGGCAGGGCACTTGAACTAGGAATTATTGATGAAAATGAGGGCTTTAAGGAAATTATTGAAAGGCCTAGAAGTGCGGAAAACATATATAGTATTACGTGTTCAAATTCATATTACAAAAAAGGGGTAGAAAAATACAAAAAACTTTTAAAATTAGGTGAAAAAGCAGCAGAGGTTATTGCAGAAATCGAAGCTGCAAGGGGCGATTTAGATACAGAAGTAACAAAACTAGCAGCTCAAATTCAAAAATGTCATGGAGTTAATATTTTTGCAAACATAGTATTAAATTCAGAGAAAGATACCTATGTAAGAGGATATAACTATGTAGGTGGAGATTGTACGAAGAAAGCTATATTAAGTCATTTACTGAAATGCTGTTATCCTAAAGAAGAAGAAAATAAGGAAAGTTTAAAGAAAGCACTAAAGGGTAATAAAGTAACTACAAAACAGTTGATTGAGGCTGCTATGTACTCACCACAGTGGCTGGATATAGTTTCAGATTATATAGGGTATGATGGTTTAAAGTCAGCTTGTTTATATTTTCATGCTCATGTTAATGATTACTTTTCACAGGAGAAAGCTGCAATTATAGCAAGATATACGCCTATATCAGTAGGGGATTTAAAGGATGGTGCCTTCGACCAAGCTTGGTTTAAGGAAGCTTATAAAACAATTGGACAAAAGAGATTTAAGGAAATATATGATAGTGCAAAATATATTGCTGGAGGGTCTATGCATAAAAGGTCCCAGCTCTTTGCGGATGCTACGCTAGGAAAGCTTAAGCTTAAAGAAGTTAAAAAAAGAGTTATAGATAAGAGAAACAAGGATTATTTACTTACCTATGGATTAATTCCTGTTAAGAATGAAAAGGATGTATTACAGCGTTATGAATATATTCAGGAGTTTATTAAGGAAAGTAAAAAGTTTGGCGCTCAAAGAAGAGCAAGCGAAGCTAGAAGTGCAAAAATTGCATTACTTAACCTTGCTAGAAATGCTGGCTTTTCAGATGTAAATAGATTAGTTTGGAATATGGAAACAGCTAAAATTCAAAGTGTACTATCCTATTTAGAGCCAAAATTAATAGATGACATTGAAGTAAAGCTTACGGTTGATGATTTAGGACAAGCAGATGTGGTATGCACTAAAGCAGGAAAGCAATTAAAAAACATTCCAACAAAGCTTAAGAAAAATGAATATATATTAGAAATAAAGCAATTAAAGAAGGACTTAAAGGAGCAATACTTAAGGGCCAAAAAAAGTTTCGAAGAGTCAATGGAAAGTAAAGAAAGCTTTAAAGGAGAAGAGCTTATAAAGTTATGTGAAAATCCAGTGTTAAAACCGATAATTAAAAATCTTTTATTTAAAGCAGGAGACTTTATTGGATATTTAGTTAGGGATACATTAACTGATTATAAAAATGATAGCTATAAATTTAATGAAAATGATGATGTCATAATAGCCCATCCTGTTCATTTATATGAAGGTAAGGTTTGGAGGGAATATCAAAAGGATATATTCTCAAGGAAAATTGTACAACCTTTTAAGCAAGTATTTAGAGAATTATATCTTCCAAATTCTGATGAATTAAAGGAAAAAACTTTGTCCAGAAGATATGCAGGCCATCAAGTACAGCCTAAAAAGACTTTAGCACTTTTAAAGACTAGAGGGTGGATTGCAAGTGATGAAGAAGGACTACAAAAGATTTATTACAAGGAAAATATTATTGCCACTGTATATGCTGAGGCTAATTGGTTTTCACCAGCAGACATGGAATCACCTGTGCTCCAATTTTTAAGATTTGAGGATAGAAAAACCTATAAACCTATAAGTTTAGATAAGATATCAAAATTGATTTTTTCAGAGGTAATGAGAGATATGGATTTAGTTGTAAGTGTTGCACATGTAGGTGGAGTAGATCCAGAAGCAAGTCTTTCAACTATTGAAATTAGAACAGCAATTGTAGAAGAGATATTAAAACTTATGAAGCTTTCCAATGTTAGGTTAAAAGGCTCACACGCATATATCACTGGAAAATACGGAGAATATACTGTGCATTTAGGTAGTGGAATAGTTCATAAAATGGGAAGTGGTGCAGTAAATATACTTTCAGTTCCATCTTCGCATAGAGGAAGAATATTCCTGCCATTTATAGATAGTGATCCAAGAAGCGTTGAAATAATAACAAAGATAACACTGCTAGCCGAGGATACTAAGATAAAAGATCCAAGCATATTAGAGCAGATTAGATGA